From one Streptobacillus canis genomic stretch:
- the mreB gene encoding rod shape-determining protein, producing MFKKNFIKRIIRSLRINKSISIDLGTANILIYDKQEDKIVLNEPSVLARDKKTGKVIAVGKDAREMLGKTPDSIEAIKPLKDGVIADLDATREMLSHFMYKIYGSSIFKPEVMICVPLEVTPVERKALFDSVSGAKKIYIIEEGRAAIIGSGIDISKPAGNMVIDIGGGSTDVAILSLDEVIASKSIRVAGNKFDEDIVRYVRNKYNLLIGDRTAEKIKKELGTALYEKEPRVMTIKGRQLEIQTPVSLEINSNEVYEAIKSSLYAIINATKEVLEKSPPELAADILDNGIVMTGGGSMIKDFTTLVEQEVKVKVYLSEHPLDSVVLGGGKAFDNKNLLKTLQMREN from the coding sequence ATGTTTAAGAAAAATTTTATAAAAAGAATAATTAGATCTCTTAGAATTAATAAGAGTATATCTATAGATTTAGGTACAGCAAATATTCTTATATATGATAAACAAGAAGATAAAATTGTGCTTAATGAGCCATCAGTTTTGGCTAGAGACAAAAAAACTGGTAAGGTTATTGCAGTAGGTAAAGATGCAAGAGAAATGTTAGGAAAGACTCCTGATAGTATAGAAGCAATTAAACCATTAAAAGATGGAGTAATAGCCGATTTAGATGCAACTCGTGAAATGCTTTCACACTTTATGTATAAAATTTATGGTAGTTCAATTTTTAAACCTGAAGTAATGATATGTGTTCCATTAGAAGTGACACCAGTTGAAAGAAAAGCATTATTTGATTCAGTAAGTGGTGCTAAAAAAATATATATTATTGAAGAAGGAAGAGCAGCAATTATTGGTTCTGGAATTGATATTTCAAAACCTGCAGGAAATATGGTTATAGATATTGGTGGAGGTTCAACAGATGTTGCTATACTATCGTTAGATGAAGTTATTGCTTCAAAATCTATAAGAGTTGCTGGAAATAAATTTGATGAAGACATTGTTAGGTATGTTAGAAATAAATATAACTTGTTAATAGGTGATAGAACTGCTGAAAAGATTAAAAAAGAATTAGGAACAGCTTTATATGAAAAAGAGCCTAGAGTAATGACTATAAAAGGTAGACAACTAGAAATTCAAACGCCTGTTTCTTTAGAAATTAATTCTAATGAAGTTTATGAAGCTATTAAATCATCACTTTATGCCATAATTAATGCTACAAAAGAAGTTTTAGAAAAATCGCCACCTGAATTAGCAGCAGATATTTTAGATAACGGTATTGTTATGACAGGAGGAGGTTCTATGATAAAAGATTTTACAACTTTAGTTGAACAAGAAGTAAAAGTTAAGGTATATTTATCAGAACATCCTTTAGATTCTGTTGTATTAGGTGGAGGAAAAGCATTTGATAATAAGAATTTATTGAAGACTTTACAGATGAGAGAGAACTAA